The proteins below come from a single Malus sylvestris chromosome 3, drMalSylv7.2, whole genome shotgun sequence genomic window:
- the LOC126615549 gene encoding uncharacterized protein LOC126615549 isoform X2 → MLTRRFQTIPDSDQSISDEEESDRDFPNNCAAIGGSAKKKEELPLSSRLEMLKDAGASVYACNLEDELSSDEEGNNMHVKVPVTLGAKKLQKDYVHCIGSDKEDESYTWSEVSKEAEALMRLNEQTSCSSPKSDYSKVNKSVKGVKDKGKPKFSFRFKTQKEGPSCFSVSKNESDMSFKVQQVPEMLKATEPRTEEYLDSELIEDIQGEEEKQLEIVPVHVNELGHGSVEQSMAELLDGLQDKTSMLRGRSKMYRRKRRKRAQPVMKIVSSLGDRVVDSESSPEHLGLGSPSNSEADDQILKLDKPEVKRQTLVDRFQEALSDRALVAVPKPLRIGLFGQLQQVVQSDKESDMEFLKNIENRANQNEPSCIDVKILSRYLDAKLTVCHCSFGNNVKRLPWQENPKNTVNEETTWTIIFNPRVCDDVDLEVGKCIRIHPPWKEIHVGNDKSIILSTYFSEISI, encoded by the exons ATGCTTACGCGTCGTTTTCAGACGATTCCAGATTCTGATCAGAGCATTTCCG ATGAGGAAGAATCTGACCGAGATTTTCCCAACAATTGCGCTGCTATTGGCGGTTCCGCCAAgaaaaag GAGGAGTTACCACTTTCATCACGGCTGGAAATGCTCAAAG ATGCAGGTGCAAGTGTGTATGCCTGCAACTTGGAGGATGAATTGAGCTCCGATGAAGAG GGGAACAACATGCATGTGAAAGTTCCGGTTACTCTTGGTGCTAAAAAGTTGCAAAAGGATTATGTTCATTGCATTGGAAGTGATAAAGAAGATGAATCATACACATGGTCTGAAGTAAGTAAAGAAGCTGAGGCACTCATGCGATTGAATGAACAAACTTCATGTTCATCACCAAAATCTGATTATTCGAAAGTGAATAAATCGGTCAAAG GAGTGAAAGACAAAGGCAAGCCAAAATTTTCCTTCCGTTTCAAGACTCAAAAGGAAGGACCCTCTTGCTTTTCTGTATCTAAAAACGAAAGTGATATGTCATTCAAGGTTCAACAAGTGCCTGAAATGTTGAAGGCAACTGAGCCCAGGACTGAAGAATATTTGGATTCTGAGCTTATTGAGGATATTCAAGGAGAAGAGGAAAAACAGTTGGAGATTGTTCCTGTTCACGTTAATGAACTTGGGCATGGATCTGTTGAGCAGTCAATGGCAGAGCTTTTAGATGGCCTTCAAGATAAGACATCTATGCTGAGAGGAAGATCTAAAATG TATCGTAGAAAAAGGCGTAAAAGGGCGCAGCCTGTTATGAAGATTGTATCTTCACTTGGAGATAGAGTTGTTGACAGTGAAAGCTCCCCTGAGCACTTAGGCCTGGGATCGCCAAGTAATAGTGAG GCCGATGATCAAATTCTGAAGCTTGATAAACCGGAGGTAAAGAGGCAAACACTGGTAGATCGATTTCAAGAAGCTTTGAGTGACAGAGCCCTTGTTGCAGTGCCGAAACCATTAAG AATTGGATTATTTGGGCAACTGCAGCAGGTCGTTCAGAGTGATAAAGAAAGCGATATGGAATTCTTGAAGAATATCGAGAATAGAGCTAACCAAA ATGAACCAAGCTGCATTGATGTGAAAATTCTTTCAAGATATTTGGATGCGAAGTTGACAGTTTGCCACTGCTCATTTGGAAACAATGTAAAG CGCCTCCCATGGCAAGAGAACCCCAAGAATACGGTGAATGAAGAAACAACATGGACAATTATCTTCAATCCAAGAGTTTGTGACGATGTTGACCTTGAAGTTGGCAAATGCATTCGTATTCACCCCCCATG GAAGGAGATTCATGTGGGGAATGACAAAAGCATTATCTTATCCACGTATTTCTCCGAGATTTCAATTTGA
- the LOC126615549 gene encoding uncharacterized protein LOC126615549 isoform X3, producing the protein MLTRRFQTIPDSDQSISDEEESDRDFPNNCAAIGGSAKKKEELPLSSRLEMLKDAGASVYACNLEDELSSDEEGNNMHVKVPVTLGAKKLQKDYVHCIGSDKEDESYTWSEVSKEAEALMRLNEQTSCSSPKSDYSKVNKSVKGVKDKGKPKFSFRFKTQKEGPSCFSVSKNESDMSFKVQQVPEMLKATEPRTEEYLDSELIEDIQGEEEKQLEIVPVHVNELGHGSVEQSMAELLDGLQDKTSMLRGRSKMYRRKRRKRAQPVMKIVSSLGDRVVDSESSPEHLGLGSPSNSEQADDQILKLDKPEVKRQTLVDRFQEALSDRALVAVPKPLRIGLFGQLQQVVQSDKESDMEFLKNIENRANQNEPSCIDVKILSRYLDAKLTVCHCSFGNNRLPWQENPKNTVNEETTWTIIFNPRVCDDVDLEVGKCIRIHPPWKEIHVGNDKSIILSTYFSEISI; encoded by the exons ATGCTTACGCGTCGTTTTCAGACGATTCCAGATTCTGATCAGAGCATTTCCG ATGAGGAAGAATCTGACCGAGATTTTCCCAACAATTGCGCTGCTATTGGCGGTTCCGCCAAgaaaaag GAGGAGTTACCACTTTCATCACGGCTGGAAATGCTCAAAG ATGCAGGTGCAAGTGTGTATGCCTGCAACTTGGAGGATGAATTGAGCTCCGATGAAGAG GGGAACAACATGCATGTGAAAGTTCCGGTTACTCTTGGTGCTAAAAAGTTGCAAAAGGATTATGTTCATTGCATTGGAAGTGATAAAGAAGATGAATCATACACATGGTCTGAAGTAAGTAAAGAAGCTGAGGCACTCATGCGATTGAATGAACAAACTTCATGTTCATCACCAAAATCTGATTATTCGAAAGTGAATAAATCGGTCAAAG GAGTGAAAGACAAAGGCAAGCCAAAATTTTCCTTCCGTTTCAAGACTCAAAAGGAAGGACCCTCTTGCTTTTCTGTATCTAAAAACGAAAGTGATATGTCATTCAAGGTTCAACAAGTGCCTGAAATGTTGAAGGCAACTGAGCCCAGGACTGAAGAATATTTGGATTCTGAGCTTATTGAGGATATTCAAGGAGAAGAGGAAAAACAGTTGGAGATTGTTCCTGTTCACGTTAATGAACTTGGGCATGGATCTGTTGAGCAGTCAATGGCAGAGCTTTTAGATGGCCTTCAAGATAAGACATCTATGCTGAGAGGAAGATCTAAAATG TATCGTAGAAAAAGGCGTAAAAGGGCGCAGCCTGTTATGAAGATTGTATCTTCACTTGGAGATAGAGTTGTTGACAGTGAAAGCTCCCCTGAGCACTTAGGCCTGGGATCGCCAAGTAATAGTGAG CAGGCCGATGATCAAATTCTGAAGCTTGATAAACCGGAGGTAAAGAGGCAAACACTGGTAGATCGATTTCAAGAAGCTTTGAGTGACAGAGCCCTTGTTGCAGTGCCGAAACCATTAAG AATTGGATTATTTGGGCAACTGCAGCAGGTCGTTCAGAGTGATAAAGAAAGCGATATGGAATTCTTGAAGAATATCGAGAATAGAGCTAACCAAA ATGAACCAAGCTGCATTGATGTGAAAATTCTTTCAAGATATTTGGATGCGAAGTTGACAGTTTGCCACTGCTCATTTGGAAACAAT CGCCTCCCATGGCAAGAGAACCCCAAGAATACGGTGAATGAAGAAACAACATGGACAATTATCTTCAATCCAAGAGTTTGTGACGATGTTGACCTTGAAGTTGGCAAATGCATTCGTATTCACCCCCCATG GAAGGAGATTCATGTGGGGAATGACAAAAGCATTATCTTATCCACGTATTTCTCCGAGATTTCAATTTGA
- the LOC126615549 gene encoding uncharacterized protein LOC126615549 isoform X1 encodes MLTRRFQTIPDSDQSISDEEESDRDFPNNCAAIGGSAKKKEELPLSSRLEMLKDAGASVYACNLEDELSSDEEGNNMHVKVPVTLGAKKLQKDYVHCIGSDKEDESYTWSEVSKEAEALMRLNEQTSCSSPKSDYSKVNKSVKGVKDKGKPKFSFRFKTQKEGPSCFSVSKNESDMSFKVQQVPEMLKATEPRTEEYLDSELIEDIQGEEEKQLEIVPVHVNELGHGSVEQSMAELLDGLQDKTSMLRGRSKMYRRKRRKRAQPVMKIVSSLGDRVVDSESSPEHLGLGSPSNSEQADDQILKLDKPEVKRQTLVDRFQEALSDRALVAVPKPLRIGLFGQLQQVVQSDKESDMEFLKNIENRANQNEPSCIDVKILSRYLDAKLTVCHCSFGNNVKRLPWQENPKNTVNEETTWTIIFNPRVCDDVDLEVGKCIRIHPPWKEIHVGNDKSIILSTYFSEISI; translated from the exons ATGCTTACGCGTCGTTTTCAGACGATTCCAGATTCTGATCAGAGCATTTCCG ATGAGGAAGAATCTGACCGAGATTTTCCCAACAATTGCGCTGCTATTGGCGGTTCCGCCAAgaaaaag GAGGAGTTACCACTTTCATCACGGCTGGAAATGCTCAAAG ATGCAGGTGCAAGTGTGTATGCCTGCAACTTGGAGGATGAATTGAGCTCCGATGAAGAG GGGAACAACATGCATGTGAAAGTTCCGGTTACTCTTGGTGCTAAAAAGTTGCAAAAGGATTATGTTCATTGCATTGGAAGTGATAAAGAAGATGAATCATACACATGGTCTGAAGTAAGTAAAGAAGCTGAGGCACTCATGCGATTGAATGAACAAACTTCATGTTCATCACCAAAATCTGATTATTCGAAAGTGAATAAATCGGTCAAAG GAGTGAAAGACAAAGGCAAGCCAAAATTTTCCTTCCGTTTCAAGACTCAAAAGGAAGGACCCTCTTGCTTTTCTGTATCTAAAAACGAAAGTGATATGTCATTCAAGGTTCAACAAGTGCCTGAAATGTTGAAGGCAACTGAGCCCAGGACTGAAGAATATTTGGATTCTGAGCTTATTGAGGATATTCAAGGAGAAGAGGAAAAACAGTTGGAGATTGTTCCTGTTCACGTTAATGAACTTGGGCATGGATCTGTTGAGCAGTCAATGGCAGAGCTTTTAGATGGCCTTCAAGATAAGACATCTATGCTGAGAGGAAGATCTAAAATG TATCGTAGAAAAAGGCGTAAAAGGGCGCAGCCTGTTATGAAGATTGTATCTTCACTTGGAGATAGAGTTGTTGACAGTGAAAGCTCCCCTGAGCACTTAGGCCTGGGATCGCCAAGTAATAGTGAG CAGGCCGATGATCAAATTCTGAAGCTTGATAAACCGGAGGTAAAGAGGCAAACACTGGTAGATCGATTTCAAGAAGCTTTGAGTGACAGAGCCCTTGTTGCAGTGCCGAAACCATTAAG AATTGGATTATTTGGGCAACTGCAGCAGGTCGTTCAGAGTGATAAAGAAAGCGATATGGAATTCTTGAAGAATATCGAGAATAGAGCTAACCAAA ATGAACCAAGCTGCATTGATGTGAAAATTCTTTCAAGATATTTGGATGCGAAGTTGACAGTTTGCCACTGCTCATTTGGAAACAATGTAAAG CGCCTCCCATGGCAAGAGAACCCCAAGAATACGGTGAATGAAGAAACAACATGGACAATTATCTTCAATCCAAGAGTTTGTGACGATGTTGACCTTGAAGTTGGCAAATGCATTCGTATTCACCCCCCATG GAAGGAGATTCATGTGGGGAATGACAAAAGCATTATCTTATCCACGTATTTCTCCGAGATTTCAATTTGA